In one window of Ovis aries strain OAR_USU_Benz2616 breed Rambouillet chromosome 5, ARS-UI_Ramb_v3.0, whole genome shotgun sequence DNA:
- the SMIM46 gene encoding small integral membrane protein 46, whose protein sequence is MDPGSGRGWDGDSETTFQLWLQLLLWGHLIVRFLGYLRHTLWAPKPQPAP, encoded by the coding sequence ATGGATCCGGGGTCAGGCAGAGGCTGGGATGGGGACTCAGAGACCACCTTCCAGCTGTGGCTGCAGCTGCTTCTCTGGGGCCATCTGATTGTCCGCTTCCTGGGTTACCTGCGCCATACCCTCTGGGCACCTAAGCCGCAACCAGCACCTTGA